Proteins from a single region of Centropristis striata isolate RG_2023a ecotype Rhode Island chromosome 9, C.striata_1.0, whole genome shotgun sequence:
- the LOC131978392 gene encoding duodenase-1-like: MHALHRFLLFHLLTCLGQHAHGSDIIDGEKAAEGSMRYMVSVQNSNNRHVCGGFLIREDFVVTAAHCDAPSLTHVVVGTHNLKNANGKKLSIKEKHKHNSYTTVGYGYDIMLLKLSNKAKLDNSITKIPLPSPGENIKDGTQCKVAGWGYTRTGGAVVDELRVVDVSIIKQQDCGTAWDGYLPANVICAGGSGTTKGFCQGDSGGPLVCSGKAVGVVSFNQRGNCRYPHVPNVYTDTSKYITWINGIINRPENKP, encoded by the exons ATGCATGCTCTGCACAGATTTCTGCTTTTTCATCTTCTGACATGTCTCGGACAACATG CACATGGGAGCGACATCATAGATGGAGAAAAGGCTGCGGAGGGGTCAATGCGTTATATGGTCTCAGTGCAGAACAGCAATAATCGTCATGTTTGTGGAGGATTCCTGATCCGTGAAGACTTTGTGGTTACTGCTGCACACTGTGACGCACC GAGTCTTACACATGTTGTTGTCGGCACCCACAATCTCAAGAATGCTAATGGAAAAAAACTATCCATCAAAGAGAAACACAAGCACAACTCTTACACGACTGTAGGATATGGTTATGACATCATGCTCCTCAAA ctgTCAAACAAGGCTAAACTGGACAACAGCATAACAAAAATTCCACTTCCAAGTCCTGGAGAAAACATAAAAGATGGTACACAGTGCAAAGTAGCTGGGTGGGGTTACACACGTACTGGTGGTGCAGTTGTTGATGAGCTGAGAGTGGTGGATGTGTCGATCATTAAACAACAAGACTGTGGGACTGCGTGGGACGGTTATCTTCCTGCCAATGTCATCTGTGCAGGTGGTTCTGGCACAACCAAAGGATTCTGTCAG ggtgattCTGGTGGTCCTCTGGTCTGCAGCGGGAAGGCTGTTGGTGTCGTGTCTTTCAACCAAAGGGGAAACTGTAGATACCCACATGTACCAAATGTCTACACTGACACATCTAAATACATTACCTGGATCAACGGAATCATTAACCGTCCTGAGAACAAACCGTAG